In one Candidatus Pelagibacter sp. HTCC7211 genomic region, the following are encoded:
- a CDS encoding NAD(P)-binding domain-containing protein, whose protein sequence is MSKVAIIGAGPCGLSILRAFEHLEKKGEKIPEIVCFEKQESWGGLWNYNWRTGSDQYGDPVPNSMYRYLWSNGPKECLEFADYSFDQHFGKSIPSFPPREVLQDYILGRVSKGNIKNKIKFNTRVINTVYRNDKFEINYQDKVNDKTLSDTFDYLVVSTGHFSVPFIPEYEGMSSFPGRIMHSHDFRDAEEFRGKNVIVLGSSYSAEDVALQCNKYGAKSVTIGYRHNPMGFKWPKGMKEVHYLDKLDGKKAIFKDGTEQDADVVILCTGYLHHFPFLDESLKLKTHNRLYPPKLYKGVVWQDNHKLLYLGMQDQFHTFNMFDCQAWFARDVIMDKIKMPSDDEIDKDINKWVSMEEKLENPDQMIDFQTEYTKELHNISDYPKIDFELIRKHFKEWEHHKVEDILTYRNKSFSSPVTGSVAPVHHTPWEKAMDDSMKTFLNKR, encoded by the coding sequence ATGTCAAAAGTAGCAATCATCGGCGCTGGTCCATGTGGACTTTCAATTTTAAGAGCATTTGAACATTTAGAAAAAAAAGGAGAAAAAATTCCTGAAATAGTTTGCTTTGAAAAACAAGAAAGTTGGGGTGGTTTGTGGAATTACAACTGGAGAACTGGTTCAGATCAATATGGAGATCCTGTTCCTAACAGTATGTATAGATACTTGTGGTCTAATGGACCTAAAGAATGTTTAGAGTTTGCTGATTATTCTTTTGACCAACATTTTGGGAAGTCGATTCCATCCTTTCCTCCAAGAGAGGTCCTTCAAGATTATATTTTAGGAAGAGTCAGTAAAGGAAATATAAAAAATAAGATTAAATTTAATACCAGAGTAATAAATACTGTTTATAGAAATGATAAGTTTGAAATTAACTACCAAGATAAAGTTAATGATAAAACTTTAAGTGATACATTTGATTATTTGGTAGTTTCTACGGGCCATTTTTCTGTACCTTTTATTCCTGAATATGAGGGGATGAGTTCTTTTCCAGGAAGAATAATGCATTCCCATGATTTTAGAGATGCAGAAGAGTTCAGAGGAAAAAATGTTATTGTTTTAGGAAGTAGTTATTCAGCTGAAGACGTCGCTCTACAATGCAATAAATATGGAGCGAAAAGTGTAACAATTGGTTACAGACATAATCCAATGGGTTTTAAGTGGCCAAAAGGCATGAAAGAAGTTCATTATTTAGACAAGTTGGATGGGAAAAAAGCCATATTTAAAGATGGAACAGAGCAAGATGCTGATGTAGTTATTTTATGCACTGGATATCTGCATCATTTCCCATTTTTAGATGAAAGCTTAAAATTAAAAACACACAACAGATTGTATCCACCAAAACTTTATAAAGGTGTTGTGTGGCAAGATAATCATAAACTTTTATACTTAGGTATGCAGGATCAATTTCACACATTTAATATGTTTGATTGTCAAGCATGGTTCGCAAGAGATGTAATTATGGATAAAATTAAAATGCCTAGTGATGATGAAATAGATAAAGATATTAATAAATGGGTTTCAATGGAAGAAAAATTAGAAAACCCAGATCAAATGATTGATTTTCAAACAGAATATACCAAAGAACTTCATAATATATCTGATTATCCTAAAATTGATTTTGAATTAATCAGAAAACATTTTAAAGAATGGGAACATCATAAGGTAGAAGATATTCTAACTTATAGAAATAAATCGTTTTCATCTCCTGTAACTGGATCAGTTGCGCCAGTACATCATACACCTTGGGAGAAAGCGATGGATGACTCAATGAAAACGTTTTTAAATAAAAGATGA
- a CDS encoding glutamine amidotransferase-related protein, translating to MKKILLVEGNLKEANQEFTENGIKTHTESLKESISYYTNNLEIDSVNPSSDKDIFDKVKDLNKYEGLIWGGSSLNIYSDTKEIRKQIEFMKECQKRIKNILAICWGMQVAVTAAGGVVNRGKNGAHRGIAHGIVINQDGLNHPIYKDKDKIFNTPAFNYDEVVTLPKNAILLSSNKVNNVMALNFETEFSKIWGIQYHPEITYEKMITLIKFRRKRLLENKSFLDEKDLESHITMIENEDKITKKESRMRELKNWLDLIA from the coding sequence ATGAAAAAAATTTTACTTGTTGAAGGCAATTTAAAAGAAGCAAATCAAGAATTTACTGAAAATGGAATTAAAACCCATACCGAGAGTCTTAAAGAAAGCATAAGCTATTATACAAATAATCTTGAAATTGACTCGGTAAATCCATCTTCAGATAAAGATATTTTTGATAAAGTTAAAGACTTAAATAAGTATGAAGGTCTAATTTGGGGTGGTAGTAGCCTTAATATTTACAGTGATACTAAAGAGATTAGAAAACAAATTGAATTTATGAAAGAATGTCAAAAAAGAATTAAAAATATTCTTGCAATTTGTTGGGGAATGCAAGTTGCTGTGACAGCTGCAGGTGGAGTTGTTAATAGAGGTAAAAACGGAGCTCATAGAGGAATAGCTCATGGTATAGTGATTAATCAAGATGGATTAAATCACCCAATATACAAAGATAAAGATAAAATTTTTAATACTCCAGCTTTTAATTATGATGAAGTGGTGACATTACCAAAGAATGCAATTTTACTATCATCGAATAAAGTGAATAATGTAATGGCTTTAAATTTTGAGACAGAGTTTAGTAAAATTTGGGGTATACAATATCACCCTGAAATCACTTACGAAAAAATGATTACCTTAATAAAATTTAGAAGAAAAAGACTTCTTGAAAACAAGTCATTTTTAGATGAAAAAGATTTAGAGTCTCATATAACAATGATTGAAAATGAGGATAAAATTACCAAAAAAGAGTCTAGAATGAGGGAGTTAAAAAATTGGTTAGATTTGATAGCTTAA
- a CDS encoding formate--tetrahydrofolate ligase, whose protein sequence is MSDVKSDIQIAREAKMQPIKDILAKINVPDQSETFSPMGRHIAKINLEYLDTLKNKPDGKLILVTAITPTPAGEGKTTTSVGLSDGLNKIGKKSIVCLREPSLGPSFGMKGGAAGGGYAQVVPMEQINLHFTGDFHAITSAHNLLSALIDNHIYWGNKLNIDIRRVVWKRVMDMNDRSLRSIVVDLGGVANGYPRQDGFDITVASEIMAIFCLATDLQDLEKRIGNITIAYTRDKKAIYAKDLNAQGPMTVLLKEAIRPNVTQTLENNPAIIHGGPFANIAHGCNSVIATKAGLKLSDYVVTEAGFGADLGAEKFLDIKCRKSGIKPDCVVIVATIRALKMHGGVAKDDLKKEDVEALKKGLINLERHINNTRKFGLPVTIAVNHFITDTDNEMNALLDFCKTQGVKASKCTHWSNGGEGTKELANNVAEICEENKNTFKYLYEDKLSLFKKIEKIAQEIYHASDVVADTKVRQQLKDFEEKGYGNLPVCIAKTQYSFSTDPNLKGAPTGHVLPVREVRLSSGAEFIVVVCGEIMTMPGLPRVPAADSIKLNKDGEIEGLF, encoded by the coding sequence ATGAGCGATGTGAAGTCAGATATTCAAATAGCAAGAGAAGCTAAAATGCAACCAATTAAAGACATTTTGGCTAAGATTAATGTGCCAGACCAAAGTGAAACATTCAGTCCTATGGGTCGACATATCGCAAAAATTAATTTGGAATACCTAGATACTTTAAAAAATAAACCAGATGGTAAATTAATTTTAGTCACTGCAATTACACCTACTCCTGCTGGAGAAGGTAAAACTACCACATCAGTTGGATTAAGCGACGGTCTTAATAAAATTGGCAAAAAGTCAATTGTTTGTTTAAGAGAACCAAGTCTTGGTCCATCTTTTGGAATGAAAGGTGGTGCAGCTGGTGGTGGTTATGCTCAAGTTGTTCCAATGGAACAAATCAATTTACATTTTACAGGTGACTTTCATGCAATTACTTCGGCGCATAATTTACTTTCAGCTCTCATAGATAATCATATCTATTGGGGTAATAAACTTAACATAGATATTAGAAGAGTTGTCTGGAAAAGAGTTATGGATATGAATGATAGATCATTAAGATCTATTGTTGTTGATTTAGGTGGTGTTGCAAATGGTTACCCTAGACAAGATGGTTTTGACATAACTGTTGCCTCAGAAATTATGGCTATATTTTGCTTAGCTACAGATTTACAAGATTTAGAAAAAAGAATCGGAAATATTACAATTGCATACACTAGAGATAAAAAAGCTATTTATGCAAAAGATTTAAATGCTCAAGGTCCAATGACCGTGCTTTTAAAAGAAGCGATTAGGCCGAATGTCACGCAAACTTTAGAAAACAATCCAGCTATTATTCATGGTGGACCATTTGCTAATATAGCTCATGGATGCAACTCAGTTATAGCAACGAAAGCTGGTTTAAAATTATCAGATTATGTTGTAACTGAAGCAGGTTTTGGTGCTGATCTTGGTGCAGAAAAGTTTTTGGATATAAAATGTAGAAAATCTGGAATTAAACCAGATTGTGTAGTTATTGTTGCAACTATAAGAGCACTTAAAATGCATGGAGGAGTTGCAAAAGATGATTTAAAAAAAGAAGATGTAGAAGCATTAAAAAAAGGATTAATTAATTTAGAAAGACACATTAATAATACAAGAAAATTTGGACTCCCAGTTACCATTGCTGTAAATCATTTTATTACTGATACAGATAATGAAATGAATGCACTGCTTGATTTTTGTAAAACTCAAGGAGTAAAAGCTTCAAAATGTACACACTGGTCTAACGGTGGAGAAGGAACAAAAGAACTAGCAAATAATGTAGCCGAAATCTGTGAGGAAAATAAAAATACTTTTAAATACTTATATGAAGACAAATTATCATTGTTTAAAAAAATAGAAAAAATCGCTCAAGAAATTTATCACGCAAGTGATGTAGTTGCTGATACTAAAGTTAGACAACAATTAAAAGATTTTGAAGAGAAAGGTTATGGCAACCTTCCAGTATGTATTGCTAAAACTCAATACAGCTTTTCAACAGATCCAAATTTAAAAGGAGCGCCAACTGGTCATGTTTTGCCAGTTAGAGAAGTAAGATTATCATCTGGTGCTGAATTTATTGTTGTTGTCTGTGGAGAAATAATGACAATGCCAGGGTTACCAAGAGTACCAGCGGCAGATTCAATTAAGTTAAATAAAGATGGAGAGATAGAAGGTTTATTTTAA
- a CDS encoding carbohydrate ABC transporter permease, producing MKKIKWVVPTFYIIFLMLPIYWLLNMSFKSTTEIINVYSLWPQDFTLDNYKTIFTDSTWYMGYVNSIMYTVFNTIISVSAALPAAYAFSRYKFLGDKHLFFWLLTNRMAPPAVFALPFFQFYSSVNLFDTHIAIALSHCLFNIPLAVWILEGFMSAVPKELDETAYVDGYSFPKFFFKIFIPTIAAGIGITMFFCFMFSWVELLLAKTLTATIAKPIAAIMTRTSSTSGYELGLLAAAGSLTILPGAVVIYFVRNYIAKGFAMGRV from the coding sequence TTTTTAATGTTACCTATTTATTGGTTACTAAACATGTCATTTAAATCAACTACTGAAATTATAAATGTTTATTCATTGTGGCCACAAGATTTCACATTAGATAATTATAAAACGATATTTACAGATAGCACTTGGTACATGGGCTATGTAAATTCAATTATGTATACAGTATTTAATACCATAATCTCTGTATCTGCAGCGCTTCCTGCTGCTTATGCTTTTTCAAGATATAAATTCTTAGGTGATAAACATTTATTTTTCTGGCTTTTAACAAACAGAATGGCTCCACCAGCTGTTTTTGCTTTACCTTTCTTTCAATTTTATTCATCAGTAAATTTATTTGATACTCATATAGCCATTGCTCTATCTCATTGTCTTTTTAATATCCCTCTTGCTGTTTGGATATTAGAAGGATTTATGTCTGCTGTTCCTAAAGAATTAGATGAAACTGCATATGTTGATGGTTATTCTTTTCCTAAATTTTTCTTTAAGATTTTTATTCCAACAATAGCTGCTGGAATAGGTATCACTATGTTTTTCTGTTTTATGTTTTCATGGGTTGAATTATTGTTAGCAAAAACTCTTACTGCTACAATTGCTAAACCAATCGCAGCTATAATGACAAGAACCTCAAGTACATCAGGTTATGAACTTGGTTTATTAGCAGCAGCTGGAAGCTTAACTATTTTACCTGGTGCAGTAGTAATTTACTTTGTAAGAAATTACATTGCCAAGGGATTTGCAATGGGGAGAGTATGA
- a CDS encoding sarcosine oxidase subunit beta family protein: MQKYSIFNLVKNAFSNHQNWDLAWKDPTPKKEYDVVIIGGGGHGLATAYYLAKEHNITNVAIIEKGWIGGGNVGRNTTIIRSNYMHDDNALFSEFGMDLWRKMSQDLNYNVMFSPRGIINLAHSDAQMNVYARRGNSMRLNGIDAVLLNREQVREIIPMADFSENVRFPIFGGLMQPSAGTARHDAVAWGYARQADSMGVDIIQNCEVIGFDVSGGKINGVRTSRGDIKAKKIGLCVAGSTNILAEKLNMTLPIETHLLQACVSEPVKPVLDGVVTFGAGHFYISQSDKGEMVMGGDLDGYNSYAQRGNLPTLQHVLTEGIAMMPFLSKLKMLRTWGGIMDMSMDGSPIIDKTHIEGLYLNCGWCYGGFKATPASGWTFAHTIAQDRVHELNSGYSLNRFNTGHLLDEKGLGTKTWIS, translated from the coding sequence ATGCAAAAATATTCTATTTTTAATTTGGTTAAAAATGCATTCTCTAATCATCAAAATTGGGATTTAGCTTGGAAAGATCCAACTCCAAAAAAAGAGTATGATGTCGTTATTATTGGTGGTGGAGGCCATGGTTTAGCTACAGCGTATTATCTAGCTAAGGAACATAATATCACAAATGTAGCAATTATAGAAAAAGGTTGGATTGGCGGTGGAAATGTAGGAAGAAATACTACCATTATAAGATCAAACTATATGCACGACGATAATGCATTGTTTAGTGAGTTTGGAATGGATCTATGGCGAAAGATGAGTCAGGATTTAAATTACAATGTAATGTTTTCACCAAGAGGAATTATCAATCTTGCACATTCAGATGCTCAAATGAATGTTTATGCAAGAAGAGGTAATTCTATGAGATTAAATGGCATTGATGCAGTTCTACTAAATAGAGAACAGGTGAGAGAAATTATTCCAATGGCAGACTTTTCAGAAAACGTTCGCTTCCCAATCTTTGGTGGATTAATGCAACCAAGCGCAGGAACAGCAAGACACGATGCTGTTGCATGGGGATATGCTCGACAAGCAGATTCAATGGGAGTTGATATTATTCAAAATTGTGAAGTAATTGGTTTTGATGTGTCGGGTGGAAAAATAAATGGAGTTAGAACATCTCGAGGTGATATCAAAGCAAAAAAAATTGGTTTATGTGTTGCTGGTAGCACTAATATTTTAGCTGAAAAATTAAATATGACATTACCAATTGAAACACATCTTTTACAAGCGTGTGTTTCAGAACCAGTAAAACCAGTTTTAGATGGTGTTGTTACATTTGGTGCAGGGCATTTTTATATAAGTCAATCAGATAAAGGTGAAATGGTAATGGGTGGTGATTTGGATGGTTATAATAGTTATGCTCAAAGAGGAAATTTACCGACCTTGCAACATGTACTAACAGAAGGAATTGCGATGATGCCTTTTTTAAGCAAATTAAAAATGCTTAGAACTTGGGGTGGAATTATGGATATGTCAATGGATGGTTCACCAATCATTGATAAAACTCATATTGAAGGATTATATTTAAATTGTGGTTGGTGTTATGGTGGTTTTAAAGCTACTCCAGCATCAGGTTGGACATTTGCACATACTATTGCGCAAGATAGAGTTCATGAATTAAATTCTGGTTATAGCCTTAATCGATTTAATACAGGTCATCTATTGGATGAAAAAGGTCTTGGCACAAAAACTTGGATTTCATAA
- a CDS encoding DUF2160 domain-containing protein: protein MAWTWPTASFFIFIALCITTMYFWEKKDPGGNPRKGILTLNTTRGDRLFVSLLSAAFIHLAWLGLTDLNLWIATFLSTIFAIFVFRYV, encoded by the coding sequence ATGGCGTGGACTTGGCCTACAGCAAGTTTTTTTATTTTTATAGCTCTTTGCATCACAACTATGTATTTCTGGGAAAAAAAGGATCCGGGCGGCAACCCTAGAAAAGGAATACTTACTCTGAACACTACTAGAGGAGATAGACTTTTTGTATCGTTGTTAAGTGCAGCATTTATCCATTTAGCTTGGCTTGGTCTCACAGATTTGAATCTTTGGATTGCTACATTTTTATCTACTATTTTTGCAATATTTGTCTTTAGATACGTATAA
- a CDS encoding iron-containing alcohol dehydrogenase, whose protein sequence is MSVNWNYPTTVWIGENRIDDLSLACKELNILNPLFVTDKDLVSLPMTVEIITNLKNSFSKLDIFSDFTGNPTGKNITEGVKIYNNNSCDGVIAFGGGSALDVGKAIAFMCGQKRPIWDFEDVGDYWKRAEESKISSIIAIPTTAGTGSETGRASAIINEETGVKKIIFHPKFMPAIVILDPILTLDLPPRITAATGMDALAHNLEAFCAPGFHPMADGIALEGMRLVKNSLIEAVKNGKNINARLEMLTAASMGSTAFQKGLGAIHSLSHPVNAQFNVHHGLSNAIFMPYVLTFNRTEISEKIVSACDYLGLEKSFDKFLQWILDLRKEFNIPHTLSEIVEKEKIDLDKLSKMACDDPSTYSNPKKLTVADMKTLYQHSITGELF, encoded by the coding sequence ATGAGTGTCAACTGGAATTATCCCACTACAGTGTGGATAGGGGAAAATAGAATTGATGATTTATCTTTGGCTTGTAAAGAACTTAATATTTTAAATCCATTATTTGTAACTGATAAAGATCTCGTGTCTTTACCCATGACTGTAGAAATTATTACAAATCTTAAAAATAGTTTTAGTAAATTAGATATTTTTTCTGATTTTACAGGAAATCCAACAGGCAAAAATATTACTGAGGGAGTAAAGATTTATAATAATAATTCTTGTGACGGTGTTATAGCTTTTGGTGGAGGAAGTGCCTTAGATGTTGGCAAAGCTATTGCATTTATGTGTGGACAAAAAAGGCCTATATGGGATTTTGAGGATGTTGGAGACTATTGGAAAAGAGCAGAAGAAAGTAAGATTTCTTCAATTATAGCAATACCTACAACTGCTGGAACAGGATCAGAAACCGGAAGAGCTTCAGCAATAATTAATGAGGAAACCGGCGTTAAAAAAATAATATTTCACCCTAAGTTTATGCCCGCAATAGTGATACTTGATCCAATATTGACTTTAGATCTCCCACCAAGAATTACTGCTGCAACGGGAATGGATGCTTTAGCTCATAACTTAGAAGCATTTTGTGCACCCGGGTTTCATCCTATGGCAGACGGAATTGCTTTAGAGGGCATGAGATTAGTAAAAAATTCTTTAATAGAAGCTGTTAAGAATGGAAAAAATATTAATGCTAGATTAGAAATGTTAACAGCAGCCAGTATGGGTTCTACAGCTTTTCAAAAAGGGTTGGGCGCAATTCATTCTTTAAGTCATCCTGTAAATGCACAATTTAATGTTCATCATGGTTTATCAAATGCTATATTTATGCCATATGTTTTAACTTTTAATAGAACAGAAATTTCTGAAAAAATTGTATCTGCGTGTGATTATTTAGGTTTAGAAAAATCTTTTGATAAATTTCTTCAATGGATTTTGGATCTTAGAAAAGAATTTAACATTCCTCATACACTTTCAGAAATAGTTGAAAAAGAAAAAATTGATTTAGATAAATTGTCAAAAATGGCATGTGATGACCCTTCAACATATAGCAATCCAAAGAAATTAACTGTAGCTGACATGAAAACTTTATATCAACACAGTATTACTGGAGAATTATTTTAA
- a CDS encoding glycerol-3-phosphate dehydrogenase: MKKVVIIGAGAMGSAFSVPCADNSNEVFLVGSFLEDKVIDEIKNLNNFHPILKSQLPKNINVLKFSEFNDEIKNNIDLLVVGVSSKGIEWIGNEISKFYKPSVDILLLTKGLALIENKFETLAEKLDNILKEKGIADAKISAVAGPCLANGLANRINSSVVLANENINVVKNIGSIISTDYYSTEFSDDLVGVEVCAATKNIYSMLIGASEGLSSKSLDNELKKKYFLNTAASLAYKAVAEMKSLTRKLNGKEESAYGLAGLGDLYVSSAGGRNSKMGYYLGQGHLFKEAKDKFMKDITVEGADLALEIGPKVLKEFNEKEFPLLFSVIKCICSNQKLEIHW, from the coding sequence ATGAAAAAAGTTGTAATTATTGGTGCTGGTGCAATGGGATCTGCTTTTTCTGTTCCATGTGCAGATAATTCAAATGAAGTCTTTTTAGTAGGTTCATTTCTTGAAGATAAAGTTATTGATGAAATTAAAAATTTAAACAATTTTCATCCTATTTTAAAAAGTCAGTTACCAAAAAATATAAATGTTTTAAAATTTTCAGAATTTAATGATGAAATTAAAAATAATATTGATCTCTTGGTTGTTGGAGTTAGCTCAAAAGGAATTGAATGGATAGGGAATGAAATCTCTAAATTTTATAAACCATCAGTTGATATTCTCCTATTAACAAAAGGCTTAGCTTTAATTGAAAATAAATTTGAAACTTTAGCAGAAAAACTAGATAACATTTTAAAAGAAAAAGGAATTGCTGATGCTAAAATTTCTGCTGTAGCGGGACCCTGTTTAGCCAACGGGTTAGCAAATAGAATAAATAGCAGCGTTGTATTAGCAAATGAAAATATCAACGTTGTAAAAAATATAGGATCAATAATTTCAACAGATTATTATTCCACAGAGTTTTCAGATGATTTAGTAGGAGTGGAAGTGTGTGCAGCAACAAAAAATATATACTCTATGTTAATAGGTGCTTCAGAAGGCTTAAGCAGTAAATCGCTCGATAACGAATTAAAGAAAAAATATTTTCTGAATACAGCTGCATCTTTAGCCTATAAAGCAGTTGCTGAGATGAAATCTTTAACCAGAAAATTAAATGGTAAAGAAGAGTCGGCTTATGGTTTAGCTGGTTTAGGAGATTTATATGTTAGTTCAGCTGGAGGCAGAAATAGTAAAATGGGATACTATTTAGGGCAAGGTCATTTATTTAAAGAAGCTAAAGATAAATTTATGAAAGATATTACCGTAGAAGGTGCTGATTTAGCTCTCGAAATAGGACCAAAAGTTTTAAAAGAATTTAATGAAAAGGAATTTCCTCTTCTTTTTAGTGTAATCAAATGTATCTGCAGTAACCAGAAACTAGAAATTCACTGGTAA